CAAATTGTCTCCTCAATTACCCCGGCGACTCAAGAAGACTGGTCAACCGAATACAACGATTTGATTATGGCTGTTAAAGTCGTTGACGACGAGCAGGCCGCAATCGAACACATCAATCAATACTCCACCGGCCACTCTGAAGTAATCATTTCCGATAACTATCAAAGCGGTCAGGAATTCTTGAATAAAATCGACTCTGCCTGCGTTTACGTCAATGCCTCCACCCGATTTACCGATGGCTTCGAGTTTGGCTTCGGTGCAGAAATTGGCATTAGCACCCAAAAGCTCCACGCCAGAGGACCCATGGGCTTGAACGAATTGACTACCACCAAATATGTCATTCGGGGCAATGGGCAGGTTAGAAAATAACGAGTTTAATAAGCATATTGATGAGACCGGGAGACTGGGACAAAATGAAAGATTCTGTTCCAGCCTCTATTTGCGTCCGAATGTTATCTGGCAGAACTGTGCGCCAATAAGCAGCTTCCGGCCGTATAAGGGGATTACCCAAACATCCAAGCCCTGGATATTTGGGTAATCCCCTTATCCTCTGGAAGCAAACCGCTTATTGGCCCACGCTGCCGTTTTTTATTGAAAATACGCTGTCTTTCACTTCCCTTTTCTGACCAGATGACGTATACTGTATTTAGTTAGCCGGCTAACTAAATACAGAAAGGGGGGGGACCAACCGTGAGTTATTACAACTTTGTCGATCGACCCAGCAAGCAGCGGATTCAAGAGATGGCCGATCAATTACACTTGGCAGTATCACCTGATGCGGTGCATTTATTCTTGGATTTTCAACTCGCCTATCGGGAAGTCGAAAAGAACTATGAAAGTCTGGTGGCGAGTTTTGACCTAAGCGAATCCAGGTTCATCATCCTGATGTTCTTGTATTATGCAGATGACAAACAGCTGCTGCCCTCTGAGATTGCACACAAATTGGGGGTTACCAAGCCAACGATCAGTAAGCTGTTGCGGGGGATGGAACAACAAGGCCTTGTCAGCAGTCACCAGTCTTCAACTGACAAGCGGGTTCGGGATATTCAGTTAACACCTGCAGGTGAAAAGCTGCTGCGAACTTTTTTGCCCTATAACTATCGGTCAAGTTCCCTACTATTTGAAGATTTTACTGACGAAGAAAAACAACAATTCGCGCA
Above is a genomic segment from Lentilactobacillus buchneri containing:
- a CDS encoding MarR family winged helix-turn-helix transcriptional regulator, encoding MSYYNFVDRPSKQRIQEMADQLHLAVSPDAVHLFLDFQLAYREVEKNYESLVASFDLSESRFIILMFLYYADDKQLLPSEIAHKLGVTKPTISKLLRGMEQQGLVSSHQSSTDKRVRDIQLTPAGEKLLRTFLPYNYRSSSLLFEDFTDEEKQQFAHLLRKLLKSKDKIQQLEEDYHEHRKN